The region AGGCTCTTCAGGGTTTGTAGTGGTTTGACCCCGTATCCGGGGTGACTGACATCGGTTTGTTTGTCGCTCTTTTCCATCTGTTGGATAATGGCCACCGAGGTGCTTCGGGACATTGTTTGTCCATGAGAACGCGCCGCGGAGGAAGCCGATGCAAGATCGTGAACTGTACGCCAGGATTCTTGGGATCACCGACCCGTGGCAGGTGGAGCGAGTCGACCTGAAGTTGGAGATCGGAGAGGTGCATATCGTTCTCGGTCATGCGGCGGACCTGCTCTGGCCCTGTCCGGAATGCGGCGCCATGTGCGCGTTGCACGACCATCAGCCGGAGCGGCAATGGCGGCATTTGGACACGTGCCAGTACAAGACGATCCTTCACGCGGCCCCTCCGCGCAGCAACTGCCCGGAGCACGGCGCGCGCGTGGTGAAGCTGCCGTGGGCGGAGCCGGGAGGCCGCTTCACGGCATTGTTCGAGGCGCTGGCGATCAGCTGGCTTAAGGCAGCGAGCCAGAAAGAGGTGGGGGGTTTGCTCCGGATGACCTGGGACGAGATCCACCACGTCATGGCGTGCGCCGTGCGGCGCGGCATGGAGCGTCGCGAGGACGAACCGGTCGCGAACCTGGGTGTGGACGAGAAGTCGTTCAAGAAGCGGCACAAGTATCTGACGGTGGTCAACGACCTGGACCGTCCCCGCGTCCTGTACGTGGCGCCGGGCCGCGGCAAGGCGAGCCTGGACGGCTTCTGGCCGACGTTGACCACGGAACAGCGTGAGAAAATCCGCTCCGTGTCGATCGACATGTGGGATCCGTACATCGCCTCGATCAAGAAGCATGTCGAGGACGCGCAGGAGAAGATCGTCTTCGACAAGTTCCACGTGGCGGCGCACCTTGGGAAGGCGGTGGACATGGTCCGGCGGCGCGAGAACAGGGAACTTCTTCGCCACGACGACCGCCGGCTGGTGAAGACGAAATGGTCCTGGCTTCGCAACGGGGCCACACTTACCGACCAGCAGTGGCGGGCGTTGCGCGACGCCGACCTGAAGACGGCGCGGGCATGGGCGCTCAAGGAGGCGGGGATGGATTTGTATCTCTACCGGCGGGAACACGCCGCGCGGTCGTTCTTCGACCGCTGGTACTCGTGGGCGATTCGCTCCCGCCTCAAACCGATGGTGGAAGTGGCGACGATGCTGAAGAAGCGGATCAAGAACATCCTGACGTACGTGAAGCTTCGGACGACCAACGCCAAGAGCGAGGCGATCAACTCGAAGATCCAATGGATCAAATACACGGCGCGCGGCTACCGAAACGAGGCCAACTTCATCACGGCGATCTATTTCCACTGCGGAGCCCTCAACATGAACCCCTTAGCCACTTGAAACCCAGAAGAGCCTTAAAAGTTTACTTTCGTTTCATCATATAAACGACACCAAAAATAACGAGAATCGCGACAATGATCACAATAAACCATCCGGAGTTCATTCCCCATCCCCAACTACCACCCATCATGCCGCCACCTCTACCGGTGTTCATCTGGGCTGATGCTGAAAATATTAAAACAAACCCGCTAAAACAATCATTGCCCTTTTCATCTTCGTCTCCTTTCCTGTGGAGCCTGACTCTCGTGTTTCCACCACGGTAATTCTGCCCGCCAGGCTTCGGTATCGGCTTCTGTCCGAACCGCGAATCGCTTTTTGTCCTAATTTCGAATCGGTGTTTGTCCTATGGTTTAGAGTATCCGGTATAATAAGGGGACCAAACTGAACGAGGGGCTTTCCGATGAATCCTTCACTCGCATGTACGAGCGTTTTTCTTGTCGTCGCCTCCCTCTCCTTCGGGTTTCCCGCCGCCGCTCATGGGCCTTCCGGCCACCACGATACTGCGGCAGCGCCGCAAGACGAGGAAGCGATGAAAGCGCAGCATGCACGGATGGGGAATTTCGAGGAGGCGATGGTCGCCCTGGGCAAGGCAGTGATCCTTGGGGACAAAACCGGCGCGGGAAAACAGGCGAGCCGGTTAACGGATGCCCTCGGGGGCCACGAAAAGGACGTCCCGCACAAAATCGTTTCGCGGGCCAGGGAATTCCAGGCGTTCTACGGAGAGATGATGAAGAGATCCGCGAAGCTGGCAGCCGATGCCGGGACCGGCAACCTGCGGAAGACGGCCCTATCCTACGGCAGGGTCCTCGAAGTATGCGCCTCCTGCCATGAGAATTTCAGGGACTGATCGCGGGAGCCGCCTCAAACCAGGGACGGCTGACCGACGTCGCCCCCCTTCACCTTGCGGATCTCCCGGAGGAGGGCCGGGACGATCTTCCGGAAATCGGAGACGACGCAGTAGTCGGACGACTCGAACACCGGCGCGCGCGGGTCGTTGTTGACGCTAACGATGACTCCCGCGTCCTTGATCCCCACCATGTGGTGCGGGGACCCGGAGATCCCGAAACCGAGGTAGACCTTCGGGCGCACGGTCTTGCCGCTCGTCCCGATCATCGTGTGATCGCCGGGGGTCCACCCCTCGTCGAGCGCGGGGCGGGTGCACCCCACGGCGCCGGACAGCTCGCGGGCCAGATCCTCGAGGAGCGCCCACGGCTCCTTCCCGCCGATCCCGAAGCCGCCCGCCACGACGACCTCGGCCCCTTCGAGCGGCACCCCTCCCGGCTCCTCCTGGACGACCTTGACCGCGCGAAGGCGGATCCTCTCCCCTTCCAGCAACCCGGCGACGTCCTCGCGCACGACGGTCCCCGTCCGCTCCCCGCGGGGCGCGGGCTGAAACATCCCCGGCTTGACGCTCGCCATCTGCGGGCGCCTCATCGGGCAGAACATCTCCGTGTGCACGCGCCCCCCGAACCCGAGGACTCCCATCATCAGCAGGCCGTCGGCCGAAAGATCGAGGTCCGTGCAGTGGGCTCCAAGCCCGGTGTCGAGGCGGGCCGCCACCGTGGGCGCCAGCTCCTCCCCGCATGCGCTGGCCCCGAACAGGACGACTCCGGGGTCCTCCCGTTCGATGAGTTTGGCCAGCACCGCGCCGTGGGTGTCGTTCTGGTACGGCGAAAGACGCCGGTCGTCGGCCAGGAACACCTTGTCGGCGCCGCACGCCGCGAGCTCCCCCGCCAGGGCGCCCGCGTCCTTCCCGACAAGTACCGCCGCAACCTCGCCCCCGCCCGCCTCGCGCGCCATACGGAGAGCCTGCCCGAGGATCTCGAGGCTCACGGGAGCGAGCTTTCCCCCCGCCTGCTCCGCCACGATCCAGATCGCGCCCTTCCGGTCGGGCACCTTCGCTTCCCCCGTCAACCGAGCACCCCTTCCGCGCGAAGGATACCGACGATCCGCAGGACGGCCTCTTCCGGATCGCCCTTCACGCGTTCCCCCTTCCGGCGATACGAAGGCCGGCTCAGTTTCCCCGGCCGCATGTTCGACCCCTCCATCCCGACCCCGGAGCGATCGACGCCGAGATCCTCCGCCCCGAGGACGCGGATCGGCTTCCCTTGGGAGGCGATGACCCCCATCAGCGAGGTGTAGCGCGGCGTGTTGATCTCCCTGCGGACGCCCAGCACCATCGGGAACGCCCCTTCCACTTCCACGTACCCGTTCTCGATCCGGGTGCGCGCCCGGACGCTCCCGTCCGCGTCGACCTCCAGCCGGATGACGTTCGCCAGGTGGGCAACCCCCAGCAACTCCCCCACCTGCGAGGGGACGTGCACGGTTCCGCCGTCCGCGCTTTCGTTTCCCGCCAGCACCAGGTCGAACGGGGCGACCTTCGCGATTCCGGCGGCGAGAACCCTGGAAGTGGCCAGCGAGTCGGACCCCGCGAAGACGCGGTCGCTCAAGACCACCGCCTCGTCGCCCCCCATCGCCAGCGCCTCCCGCAGCGTCTCCGCCGAGCTCTCCGGTGTCATGCTGACCAGCGTGACGCGCCCCCCGTGCCGCTCCTGGAGGACGAGCGCCTCCTCCAGCGCGTGCCGGTCGGAGGGGTTGAGCACCGACGGCATCCCCTGCCGCGCGAGCACCCCGGTCGCGGGGTCGATCTCGACGCGGTCGTAGCACCCGGGATCCGGGACCGGCTTGACCAGGACGACGATGTGGAACCCGCTCATGGGCGAACCCGGCACCTCGCCTAATTCAGCGTCTGGCCGGCGACGATGATCTGCATGATGTGGGAGGTTCCCCCGCACGAAATGGTGGTCAGGGCGTCCCGCATGTACCGGCCCACGGGGTATTCGTTGATGACGCCATACCCGCCCATGAGGTCCATCGTCCGCTTCGCCGCCCGCACGGCGCCCTCGGTCGCGAAGTATTTGGCCGCCGCGATCTCGGCATCCGCCCCGGCGCCCCCCTCTTTCAGTCCGACGGCGTTGTAGGTCAGCAGCCTCGCCGCTTCGTAGTCGATCCGGATCCGGGCGATCTCGAACTGGATCGCCTGCAGTTTTGAGAGCGGTTTCCCGTAGAGCACGCGATCCTTGGCGAACTTCACCCCGTCTTCCAGGCACGCCCGGATGATTCCCAGGCCGATCGCGGCCATCCCCGTGCGCCCGATTTTCGTGAACAGCGCCAGGGCCATCTTCATGCCGTTCCCCTCGCTGCCCAGCAGCGATGCGTCACCGACCTTGCATCCGTTCATCAGAAGGTCTCCGGTGGAGGATCCCCTCAATCCAACCTTGTCCTCCTCGCGGCCCGGGGAAAATCCCTCCACCCCGTTTTCCACGATGAACGCGGAAAACGCCGGTCGGCCTTTCGCGTCCTCGCCCGTGCGCGCGGTGATCACGTTGACTTCGGCGTTGGAGCTGTTCGTGATGAAGCATTTCCGGCCGTTGATCACCCAGTTGCCGTTGTCGCGAACCGCCGTCGCCAGCTGCCCGGCGACGTCGGACCCGCCGGTGGGTTCCGTCACCGCAAGGCCCGTGATCTTCTTTCCCGCCGCGAGGTCCGGGAGATATTTATTCTTCTGCTCCTCCGTCCCGTACGACAGGATCGCGTCCACTCCCAGGTGGTGGGTCATCAACGCCATCGCCAGCCCCGCCGCGTGACGGCCCAGTTCCTCCAGGATGATCGCGCGCTCCGTCATCCCGAGCCCCGCCCCCCCGTATTGCCGGGGCACGAAGACCCCCGCGAACCCAAGCTCCCCCATCTTCAGGAAAATATCCATCGGGAAGCGGGATTCCACATCGAGCCTCGCGGCGACCGGCTTGACTTCCTTCTCGACGAACTCTCGAACGGCCTTCCGCAGCATCTCCTGCTGCTGGGTGAACTTCAGCTCCGCCATCGGTCTCTCCTCCGTATGCTGGAATTGCCATCGATCAGGCTATTTGTTCCTCTCGGGCTCCGGCACCGCCTCGGTGATTCCCGCCACCTTCGCGGCGTAGTCGGCGTACTCCTCGAACGCCGACTCGAGCCGCACCACGATCCTCGCCCCGTCGGGCGAGCCGCCTCCGTGCATCGTTCCCGGAACGCCGGCTCCCAGCGTAAGCCACTCCACCAACCGCGCCGCGCGCGCGCGGCTCTCCGCCGATACCTTCTGACCGGCCTTGAGATATTTCCTGATCAGGCCGCCGTACTTGGGGCTGGAGTAATCCTTGTAGGACGGGAAACAGCCGGTCTCGGCGATCCCGCCGCAGATGTCCTGGCAGATCCGCTTGGTCTGGTACGGCAGGGTCGCCACCAGAATCTTGTTCGTGTGCGCGGCCAGGGAGTCGGCGATCCAAACCCCCGAGGGATGCTGCCGGCCCTGCGTCAGCGCGCCGATCCCGGCGCTATAGGTGGTTTCGTTGTTGACCGCCATCTCCACCAGCTTGTTCTGGAAGGTCTTGACCTGCAGGCCGTTGGCCCGCGCCATCAACATCGCCGCGCCGATCATCACGTCGCCCTGCCCCGCCACGCACGCCCCGATGCACGACCGGTAGTTCGCCGTGAAGTACTGGATGAACTTCCCCGTGAACTGGTATTCGCCGAACAGGAAGACCCGCTCGTTCGGGACGAACACGTTCTCGAAGAAGAGGTACCCCTGGGTGGTGCCGGTCTCGGGGATGTCGAATCCCTCATCGAGCTCCCTGCCGTCGCTCGCGCGGCGCGCCTCCACGATGGTGAGCCCCTCCACATCCCTCGGTATCACGAACGCGACCGAGAAATATTTCTCGTCCCTCCCGTACGCGGTCCCCGGCACGACGAAGATCTCGTCGGACGCGGCCGCCCCCGCGATCATCACCTTCGCCCCGCGGACCACGATCCCGTCCTTCCTCACCTCGACGACGCGGAGGTTGCTGTCCTGGTTCGGCTGCTGCGACGGCTTGAGGCTTCTGTCCCCCTTGGCGTCGGTCAGCGCACCGGCCACCACCAGCCCCTTCTCCTGTGAGTGGAGGAGCCATTTCTTCAATCGCTCCTGGTACCCCGTCCCGCACTCCCGGTCGACCTCCTGCGTGATCGCCCACAGGACGTTGGCGGCGTTCCAGCCCACGCACGTCCCGCCGGAGCAGGTACCCGTCCGCCGGTAGCTGGCGCGCTTGAGCTTCATGTTGGAGACGGTCTCGTCGAGCGACGTCATGAGGGAATTGAAGCGGTGGATCTTCTCCCCGGTGAACGACGAGGTCGCGGTGAAGATCTCGGAGAACTTCGGGTCGAACGCGGCGTCAAACGCCCTCGCGTGGCTCTCGACCACGCGACGGGTCGCCGGGTGGGTCGTGATGTCCTGGATCAGCTCCCCGAACTTGTGGATGTTCGGGCGCATCCCCTTCAGGGATGCGAGGTACTGCTCTCTCGTCCGCAATGCCATGACCGCTCCACCTTCCCTTCGATGAGTTTCAGCGTAATAATTCGGCAACGTATTCAACAGCTGCGCCGCCTCGGAGAGGGGGGCAGTCTTCCCGATACGATGCCATATTTATGAATTGAAGCATTAAGGTTTCACGCGCAGGTCCATCACCCGCTTCGCCTTGTGGGTCGCCCGCTCCAGGGTATTGGGAGGCAGGACCTTGACCCGCGGCTTGATCCCGAGGACCTTGAAGATGTCGTGCACGACCCTCCGGGTGAGCTCTTCGATCTCCCCCGGGTACCCTTCGACGTGCTCCACCTCCACGGTGAGGTGCGCCAGGTGCTTCTCCTCGTTGACCACCAGGCGATACTCGCCGGTGAGATCCTGGTTTTTCCTCACGAACGTTTCTATGTCGCTCGGGAAGACGTTCAGACCGCTGATGATCAGCATGTCGTCCACGCGGCCGTGGATCCCGTGGAGCCGCAGGTGTGTCCTCCCGCAACCGCACAGGCCGGTCGTGAGCGACACGATGTCCCCCGTGCGGAATCGGATCAGCGGCCTCGCCCGCTTCTTCAGGGACGTGAGGACGAGCTCCCCCCGCTCCCCTTCCGCGACCGGCCTCCCGGTGTCCTGGTCGAGGACCTCCACCAGGATGTGGTCCTCCGCCCAGTGCAGCCCTTCCCGCTTCTCGCACATCCCCGCGCACGCGCCGAAGATGTCGGAGAGCCCGTAGTAGTCGAACAGGGACGCCCCCCACAACTCCTCGATCCGCCGGCGCGTCTCGGGGATCGATCCGCCGGGCTCGCCGGCCACGAAGATCTTCCGGACCGCCAGGTCCTTGCGGAGGTCGATTCCCTGCGACTGCGCCGTCTCCCCGAGGTACCAGGCATACGACGGGGTTGTCCAGATGGCGGTCGGCTTCCACTTCGTGAAGATGTCGAGCAGCCGCTCCGACGGGATCGCCCCCGCCCACAGGCACAGCGCGCCCACCTTCATCGCGCCGACGACGTCGGGTCCGCCGACGAACATGGTGAACTGCAGCGAGTGGCAGTACGTGTCGGTCGGGCGAAGGCCGGAAGACCAGAAGAGGCGGGCCTCGTAATCCTGCCACTCCTCGAAGTCCCGCCACGTGAACGGCGATGCGGTCGGCACCCCTGTGGAGCCGCTGGACGCCGAGATGTAGACGATCTCGTCGGTAGGAACGCACACCATGTCGCCGTACGGCGGCGCCGCCTCCTGCCGCTCCCTCAGGACCTTCTTGTCGATGAGCGGGAACTTCTCCAGGTCGTCCAGCCCCCGGACGCTGGCGGGAGACACACCCGCCGCGTCGAAGCTCTTCCGGTAAAAGGCGGAGCGTTCGTACGCAAGCGACATCGTCTCCTTGAGGAGCCCGAGCTGCATCTCGCGGATCTTCTCCCGTGGCATCGTCTCGAGCCCCTCATCCCAGTACGGCGCATAACCGTTTGGCGTCCACAACCTGTGTTTCGACATCCGGTCGTCCCTCCCTTAACGTTTCAACTCCTCCGGCGTCCAGTCCACGGGCAGGCAACACCCCAGCGGCTTGAACAGCGGCTGGCTCTTCAGGATCCTGCCGGTACTCCCGTCCACGAAGATCGCCCGGCCGTTGGCCACCGACCCCGGGTGGGTCTCCTTCCGGGCGAAGAAGTTGAAGATGTACACCCGGTGGTACTCCACGGCCCCTGCGCGCCTCTCGGGGTAGATCGCGACGCTCTCCGCGGACACCTCGTGATCCAACTCGTCGGTATCCCGCAGCTTCGCCCTCGCGATCTTCAGAGCCTGCGCCCGGTCGAGTCGGGAACCCGCGGACACCCGGGCGTCGGGGTAGAGGATCGCCCCCAGCGACCTCACGCGCCCCTCGGGGTCGATCGAGAACCCGAGCGACGAGTCGTAGACCGCCAGCCCACGGACCGTCTGCCGGTAGCTCAGGAACCAGCTCCCGCCGCTCTTTTCCGCCTTCCTCAGCACGAGGTGCTCGGGCCGGACCCGGAGCAATTGCCGGTATTTGTTCACGAGGAGGGTCCCGATGTCCTGGACCTCCCCCCGCCCCATCCCCTCGATCCCCTTCACCACCAGCAGGTCGGAGCCGACCGCCGAGACCGTCAGAGGGGCGTTGGTGATCTCGTCCCACGTGACGTCGAGCGTCTGCCCGTTCAGCAAGACGCGCGGCGCGCCCACGACGATGCCTTCCGATGCCAGCGTGCGGTCGCACACCGCGAGGAGGAGGAGACAGGCGAGTCCTGCGACGGCGGCCCCGCGCCGATCCGGCACGCTACACCTTGACACTGAGGTACCTCTCCTGGACGTCCATCGCCCCGTCGATCTCCGAAGGAGTCCCCTCGTAGACGATCGCCCCCTTCTCCATGATGTAGATCCGGTGGCAGATCTCCTTCAGGGTTTTCAGGTTCTGCTCGACCAGCAGGATCGAGATGCCCCGTTCGTTGATCGCCTGGACCGTCTCCGCGATCGTCTGGACCAGCAGCGGCATCAGCCCCTCGGTCGGCTCGTCCAGCAGGATCAGGTCGGGCTTGGCGACCAGCGCCCTGCCGATGGCGACCATCTGCTGCTCGCCGCCGGAGAGCGTCCCCGCCTTCTGCGAAAGCCGTTCCTTCACGCGCGGGAAGAAGCCGTAGATCTCCTCGAGCTTCGAGGGATCGGTCTCCCCCGTCACGCACGCGATCTCGAGGTTCTCCTTCACCGTCAACTTCGGGAACAGGTGCCTTCCCTGCGGAACGTACGATATCCCCCTGCGCGGCACGCGGTACGCGGGAACCCCGGTCAGCTCCTCGCCCCGGAACGCGATCGATCCCGCCCGCGCCGGGATCATCCCCATGATCGCCTTCAGGGTGGTCGTCTTCCCGACCCCGTTGCGGCCGACCAGCCCGACCAGCTCCCCTTCCCGCACCTCGAGCGTGGTGCCGTGGAGCACCTGCCCCTGGCCGTAGTAGCAGCAGACCCCGTTCATCGCCAGCATGTCACGTCCCAAGGTAGACCTTCCGGACCTCGTCGTTCGCCATGATCTCGGCGGGGGTCCCCTCGACGAGCACTTCCCCGTAATGAAGCACGGTGAGCCGGTCCGACAGCTCCATCACCACGCCCATGTCGTGTTCGACGAGGACGATCGTCTGCCCCCGGAGCATCGCCCGCATCCTTCTCACAAGCGCCATCGACTCCTGCGTGCTCAATCCGGCGGTCGGCTCGTCGAGCAGGAGCAGCTCCGGGCCCGTGCTGAGCGCGATCCCCATCTCCAGGATCCGCTGGTCGCCGTAGGAGAGCTCCGAGCAGACCGTTCCCGCCTTGTCCGCGAGGCCGGTCAGCTCCAGCATCTCCCCGGTCTTCTCCCGCACGTCCGTCCACCGCTCGGGGCGGGCGAGCGGGTTGAAGAAGCGCTTGCGGGATTGCGCCGCCGCCCAGATGTTCTCGTAGACCGTGAGGCCGGAGAACAGGCTCGTGATCTGGAGCGTCCTCGAGATCCCCCGGTGGGAGATCCGGTCGGGCGACAGCCTCGTGATGTCCTCCCCCTTGAAGAGGATCCTTCCGGTGGTCGCGGTGTGGATCCCGGTGATCAGGTTGAGGAGCGTGGTCTTCCCCGCGCCGTTGGGGCCGATCAGCGCCCGCAGCTCCCCTTTCCGGACGGAAAGGCTGACGTAGTTCACCGCCATCAGGCCACCGAAGCTCTTGCACACCTTCTCCAGCGTGAGGAGGACGTCGGCCCCGCTCGCCGGCATCTATTTCCTCCTCCCGAGGAGGAACCCGACGATCCCCATGGGCGCCAGGAGCAGCGTCGAGACCAGCACCGCGCCGACGACGAGGTCGGTGGCCTGCAGCAGCTTCACCAGGTAGTGCTCGAGCGACATGATGAGCCCCGCGCCGAGCATCGGCCCCACCAGCGTCCCGGCCCCTCCCACGATGGTGTACACCACCGCATGGCCGGAAACCGACCAGTGGAGGAACGTCGCCGAGGCGTACTTCAGGCTCAGGGTGTAAAGGCCGCCGGCCAGACCGGAGAGCCCCCCCGCGATCACGAACGCCAGCAGCTTGTAGCGTCGGACGTTGTAGCCGATCAGCCGCGCCCGCTCCTCGTTCTCCCGGATCGCCACGAACACCTTTCCCAGCGGCGAACGGACCATCCTGCGCAGGAAGAGATAGGAGAGGGCGACGATCGCCAGGACCAGGTAGTAGGTCGTGCGGATGTCCATCAGGTCCAGCTTCGCCACGCCGAGGTCCAGCGGCGGGGCCATGAAAACGAGCCCGTCGGCGCCGCCGGTGAGCGTGGTCCACGTCTCCCCCACGGTGCTCCCGATCAGGGCGAAGATGATGGTGATGATGACGAAATGGATCCCGGTGAGCCTCACCGAGAAGAAGCCGACGAACGCCGCGAACGCGGCCGGCACCGCCACCGAGAGGAGCAGCCCCGACCCGGTCCCCAGTCCCAGCTTCAGGATCGGGATCGCCACCGCGTAGCCGCCCAGCCCGAAAAAGAGCGCCTGTCCGAAACTCAGGAGCCCCACATACCCGAAGATGAGGTCGAAGGAGATGGCGAACAGGGCCCACACCAGGACCTCGGTGAGGAACGTCTGGTAGAAGAGATCCACGAAGAACGGGACGGCGGCCAGGACGGCCGTCAGGAGGACGAACACGAGAGGGAACGCCGTCCCTTTCCATTTGTCGGGGAGCATCGGTTTGCGCTACTCCCCGAACAGTCCCTGCGGCCGTACGAGCAGGACCAGAATCATGAAGCCGAGGGAGAACACCGTGGCGGTCGAGGGGACAACGAAGATCGACCCCACACCGTGGATGAGGGAGATCATCACCGCGGTGACCACCGACCCCCACAGGTTCCCCATCCCGCCGACGATCACGATGATAAACGCCATGATGAGGATCTCCCGCCCCATCATGAAATCCACGGAAACGATCGGCGCCGCCAGCACGCCGGAGAACGCCGCCAGGACCGACCCGAGGATGAACGTCCACATGTAGACCTGGTCGACCGGGATCCCCAGTGCGACCGCCATCTCCCGGTCCTGCACCACCGCCCGCATCCAGAGGCCGTACCGGGTCCGATTGAGGAAGATCCATAACCCCCCCATCACGGCGGCCGAGATCGCGGCGATCACGATCCGCATCACGGGGTACTGCAGGTCGAACAGCCGGAACCGCCCGGGGATCGGAAGCGCGATCCGACGGGCGGTCCCCCCGAAGTACGTGAGCACGAGTTGCTGGAGTACCAGCATGATGCCGAACGTGCAGATGATCGTGACCAGCGGCTGGTCCTCGATCGTCCGGAGAAGCCCCCGCTCGAGGGCGAGACCGACCAGTCCGACCCCCAGCGGGGCGACGATCAGCGCCAGCCAGTAGTTCCCCGTCAGCTCGATGACGTACCAGGAGAAGACCGCCCCGAGCATGTACAGGGCCCCGTGGGCCATGTTGATGATGTGGAGGAGGCCGAAGATCAGGTTCAAGCCCAGGGCGATCAGCGCCATGATCAGCCCCCAGACGATCCCGTTCAACACGGCCACCGCCAGGTTCGACGCCACCGTTTACGCGTCCCCTCCGGTTGTTCGCCCCCCGGGAAGGACCGGACGGCATGCGATCAAAGCTTCGCCCGCAAGTCGACCGGGGCGTCGTACATCAGCTTCTCCTTCGGCACCCTCGCGATCACCTTGAGGGAGAGGTTCGGCTGGACCTCCTCGAGGTAATGGTCGTGGAATCCCTGGTGGTCGTTCTCCCGCATCACCAGGTCCCCCTGGGGAGCCCAAGGGCCCGCCTTCACCTTCAGTGTGTTGAACGCCTTCATGAAGTCGGCGTTCTTCTTCGAATCCTTCCACCCGGATTTCTCGACCGCCAGCTTGATCATGTACGGGGTGGTCCACATCGTCCACATGTGGGACACGGTGGCCGTGTTCTTCGGGTCGGAGGCATCCTTGGCGTCGTCGGTCATCCCGATCGCCTTCCGGTACGCCTTGTCGTACGCCTGGAGCTCCTTGGGGACCTGGGAGGAGTACCGCGGATAGTAGCTCAGGTAGTGCGCCCCGGCCGACTCCTTCCCCACCGTCTCCTGCCCGACGCCGTCGGTGCAGCAGATGACGGTGTACCGCTGGAGCCGCTTGTGCAGTCCGAGCTCCACGGTCTGGCGCATCACGCCGAGGGCGGGCGCGCCGAGGAACGCGGTGAAGAGGACCTTCGACTCCGGATCGACCTTCTGCAGGAACGGGACGAAGTCGCTGGCGTTCTGCGGGGCGAGGATCGTCTGGGTCTTGCCGCCGGCCGCCTTGATCCGGCTGCCGAACTCCTCCGCCAGCGAGTGGC is a window of Candidatus Deferrimicrobium sp. DNA encoding:
- a CDS encoding ISL3 family transposase; amino-acid sequence: MQDRELYARILGITDPWQVERVDLKLEIGEVHIVLGHAADLLWPCPECGAMCALHDHQPERQWRHLDTCQYKTILHAAPPRSNCPEHGARVVKLPWAEPGGRFTALFEALAISWLKAASQKEVGGLLRMTWDEIHHVMACAVRRGMERREDEPVANLGVDEKSFKKRHKYLTVVNDLDRPRVLYVAPGRGKASLDGFWPTLTTEQREKIRSVSIDMWDPYIASIKKHVEDAQEKIVFDKFHVAAHLGKAVDMVRRRENRELLRHDDRRLVKTKWSWLRNGATLTDQQWRALRDADLKTARAWALKEAGMDLYLYRREHAARSFFDRWYSWAIRSRLKPMVEVATMLKKRIKNILTYVKLRTTNAKSEAINSKIQWIKYTARGYRNEANFITAIYFHCGALNMNPLAT
- a CDS encoding cytochrome c, encoding MNPSLACTSVFLVVASLSFGFPAAAHGPSGHHDTAAAPQDEEAMKAQHARMGNFEEAMVALGKAVILGDKTGAGKQASRLTDALGGHEKDVPHKIVSRAREFQAFYGEMMKRSAKLAADAGTGNLRKTALSYGRVLEVCASCHENFRD
- a CDS encoding electron transfer flavoprotein subunit alpha/FixB family protein is translated as MTGEAKVPDRKGAIWIVAEQAGGKLAPVSLEILGQALRMAREAGGGEVAAVLVGKDAGALAGELAACGADKVFLADDRRLSPYQNDTHGAVLAKLIEREDPGVVLFGASACGEELAPTVAARLDTGLGAHCTDLDLSADGLLMMGVLGFGGRVHTEMFCPMRRPQMASVKPGMFQPAPRGERTGTVVREDVAGLLEGERIRLRAVKVVQEEPGGVPLEGAEVVVAGGFGIGGKEPWALLEDLARELSGAVGCTRPALDEGWTPGDHTMIGTSGKTVRPKVYLGFGISGSPHHMVGIKDAGVIVSVNNDPRAPVFESSDYCVVSDFRKIVPALLREIRKVKGGDVGQPSLV
- a CDS encoding electron transfer flavoprotein subunit beta/FixA family protein, whose protein sequence is MSGFHIVVLVKPVPDPGCYDRVEIDPATGVLARQGMPSVLNPSDRHALEEALVLQERHGGRVTLVSMTPESSAETLREALAMGGDEAVVLSDRVFAGSDSLATSRVLAAGIAKVAPFDLVLAGNESADGGTVHVPSQVGELLGVAHLANVIRLEVDADGSVRARTRIENGYVEVEGAFPMVLGVRREINTPRYTSLMGVIASQGKPIRVLGAEDLGVDRSGVGMEGSNMRPGKLSRPSYRRKGERVKGDPEEAVLRIVGILRAEGVLG
- a CDS encoding acyl-CoA dehydrogenase family protein, whose product is MAELKFTQQQEMLRKAVREFVEKEVKPVAARLDVESRFPMDIFLKMGELGFAGVFVPRQYGGAGLGMTERAIILEELGRHAAGLAMALMTHHLGVDAILSYGTEEQKNKYLPDLAAGKKITGLAVTEPTGGSDVAGQLATAVRDNGNWVINGRKCFITNSSNAEVNVITARTGEDAKGRPAFSAFIVENGVEGFSPGREEDKVGLRGSSTGDLLMNGCKVGDASLLGSEGNGMKMALALFTKIGRTGMAAIGLGIIRACLEDGVKFAKDRVLYGKPLSKLQAIQFEIARIRIDYEAARLLTYNAVGLKEGGAGADAEIAAAKYFATEGAVRAAKRTMDLMGGYGVINEYPVGRYMRDALTTISCGGTSHIMQIIVAGQTLN
- a CDS encoding 4-hydroxyphenylacetate 3-hydroxylase N-terminal domain-containing protein → MALRTREQYLASLKGMRPNIHKFGELIQDITTHPATRRVVESHARAFDAAFDPKFSEIFTATSSFTGEKIHRFNSLMTSLDETVSNMKLKRASYRRTGTCSGGTCVGWNAANVLWAITQEVDRECGTGYQERLKKWLLHSQEKGLVVAGALTDAKGDRSLKPSQQPNQDSNLRVVEVRKDGIVVRGAKVMIAGAAASDEIFVVPGTAYGRDEKYFSVAFVIPRDVEGLTIVEARRASDGRELDEGFDIPETGTTQGYLFFENVFVPNERVFLFGEYQFTGKFIQYFTANYRSCIGACVAGQGDVMIGAAMLMARANGLQVKTFQNKLVEMAVNNETTYSAGIGALTQGRQHPSGVWIADSLAAHTNKILVATLPYQTKRICQDICGGIAETGCFPSYKDYSSPKYGGLIRKYLKAGQKVSAESRARAARLVEWLTLGAGVPGTMHGGGSPDGARIVVRLESAFEEYADYAAKVAGITEAVPEPERNK
- a CDS encoding phenylacetate--CoA ligase family protein: MSKHRLWTPNGYAPYWDEGLETMPREKIREMQLGLLKETMSLAYERSAFYRKSFDAAGVSPASVRGLDDLEKFPLIDKKVLRERQEAAPPYGDMVCVPTDEIVYISASSGSTGVPTASPFTWRDFEEWQDYEARLFWSSGLRPTDTYCHSLQFTMFVGGPDVVGAMKVGALCLWAGAIPSERLLDIFTKWKPTAIWTTPSYAWYLGETAQSQGIDLRKDLAVRKIFVAGEPGGSIPETRRRIEELWGASLFDYYGLSDIFGACAGMCEKREGLHWAEDHILVEVLDQDTGRPVAEGERGELVLTSLKKRARPLIRFRTGDIVSLTTGLCGCGRTHLRLHGIHGRVDDMLIISGLNVFPSDIETFVRKNQDLTGEYRLVVNEEKHLAHLTVEVEHVEGYPGEIEELTRRVVHDIFKVLGIKPRVKVLPPNTLERATHKAKRVMDLRVKP